One Triticum dicoccoides isolate Atlit2015 ecotype Zavitan chromosome 3B, WEW_v2.0, whole genome shotgun sequence genomic window, atgtgtgtgtacCAAGTTGCACgttcgcgtaactgcagttgccatccacaaggtagtagtgtcgtgtgggcgaaaagcagttcgcccacacgcgcatgACCTAGTTGGTGGCtgtgtgggcgaaaagcagttcgcccacacaatGCAGCTGGCAAACAGCATGGTGCGGGCGTGTGGGCaaactctccaacgcccacacaccagccccgtcctacgtggcacaccaaatccaccttttcgtgtcaagattcgtgcaaaagacaATGAACGATGATCCAGGCGTGTGGGCGAATTgggtaacgcccacacgtgtgggcgttagtgttttcgtTTCTTTATGTACCATCATCAAGAAAGGTGGAGGATCATTTTCATGTACCTACCCAAGCACATACCTCACTACGATGTCGACCGATGGGAATTATGAAATTTGCTAACTTAGGAAACCATGGAAACATTTGCTACAAGTAAATGTTTTCTCAATAGGAAATAATATCGCATTTCATTAGTTGTTGCACTACGTTATGAACATTTTTGTGTGAGAACAGGCGAAGCAGCAATTCATAAGCAGAATTAGGTTTTACTTGTTCTGATGTTCTGTTTGTGTTTCGGTCTTTCAGCTAGACATCATCTCTAGCCTCTTCAGTGGACGAATTGTTTGGGAGAAGGTCAGTCCAGCACTCCAGCGTGCAGTGCAAAGTCAGGTATATAGCTCTTCATATAAGCTGGTTGTAAATCCATAATGATTGGTAGTGTGATATCGGTGCTCTCTAATGCCTAAAATGGTAGGATACCTAGTAACCGTGGCAGATTATAGGAGAAACAAATCTTATATTCATCTAATATAAGTAAAAGAGTGAAACACTTTCAAACCTACAATTTATGATGTAGCAGATTCTTAGCATTAAAATGGTTAGGTACATGGAAAATAACATTCTCCCACTCTCCTGCAAAGGAAGTTTCTAGTTATAGGAATATCTAGAACTAGATTGTGGGGCTAGAGAGACCAAAGCATTAAATGTCTTGTTTTGGCGTCTAAAGTGTGAAATTCTTCAGATATGTATGCGTGCTATTATCTTAATAAAACAAATAAACAATCATGCTATTTAGCAAACTATACTATATAGCAGCATAGATGGTAAATACTCAAGATAAGTAATCTATGGTATTAAATTGAGAGAAAAAAACCGTTATCCAAGATTAAACTTGTGAGTGATGATTTCACACCATCTGTTATTTAGGACCATAGAATGTTTCCTTCAGTTTACATACTCTTATCTGATTTTATAGGAGCAATGACTTCTAGGCACGACGACTATAATGGCAGTTGCTTGTGCACCATGCTAAGTCTGATTCAGTGTTTTATCTAATGCAGATGAGTTTAATGAGTACACCTTTCATTGACAACAATGACCTTTTTGAAACCGGCTGCACGGGTGGTATGTCAAGAGCTCTGATCAACAAGATCCCAGCAATCAGGTTCAGCGCTGCAACCAATTCTGCTCAGGAAACTGACAAGACCTGCTGTTCAGTATGTCTTCAGGTTAGTTAGTGTGTTCTTGACTGCATTATTCCCAGACTCCCACTAAACATAAGCCAGGAAAAATAGTTGCTCGTGCTGATGACATGCTAAACTACTGACCAGGATTTCGGATCGCGGCAATTTGTGAGAGCCTTGCCCCAGTGCCAGCACATTTTCCACGTGCGATGCATCGACGACTGGCTTCCGAGGAACTCCACCTGCCCACTGTGCAGGGGTGGTGTTCATATAGACCACCTGTGTTTATAATCGCAGAATACCCGTGCTCGTGTTCCATAATCGTAAAATAGTCTTGTATACATAgaggttttctttctttcttttgccaGTCTGTGGAGTGGGGCAACGTTTCCGGCTGCACGATTTTCTTGTCATAGCAATAACGTGATATGTGCATTATCTAAATGGAAATGACTAACAAGCTACAGAATTATGGACCATGTTTTTTCTCTGCTGATAGCTACTGATACTGACTTTGTAAAGGTGAATTCGCTTGCAATCTTTTCAAGTGCTGCAAGTAGTGAGTCTTATACAGTGCAACTGAAGGTTGGTGTTAATTGTACTGTGCCGCCATTGTTTGGTCAGACAGCAAGTGTTTCAAATCAACAGCTGCCTGCTTGCGTCGTTAGAAACGGATCTGCCTATGTTCCTTTCTTTGTTTGAACGAATAAGTTCTAAATATCTCAACTTACCCAAATTCTCTACAGCTAAAATGGTGCTAGTTGAAATAATGTGTTTGGGTAAATGTTTTGTTGTGCAATCTAGTATTAAAATGGGTCGGACAATGTTTTTTTAATCACATTACAGACACAAGTGTTCATatgtacgcgcatacactcacccttatgaacgcacacacgcacaccttacccctatgagcatcttcgataggctgagccggcatatcatatgagattttatgaagtcagcgTAGACGCTTCGTAGTCGACGGGGATGTCTCCTCCCATTGAAAACACATCGCTTGAAGAATAAATGCGAGCATCGGGATTTAAATCTTAATGGGCCGGGGATactactgtccacctaaccatccaaccacacggATTGGTTGCTGAACCAGACCATGTTGGTCAATGAACAAGGAGctacttaggctggtcatagtgggagtaacataggtagtaacatagatgccacataagcaaaattggtgatgtggcaagtagttaatgaggaaagaggcaaatagagtaacataatatgttaccatcacatagcggtttccaatgcataatgagcctacaaagtaataaatgaaggcaactatgttaccacacctataacactacccactatgaaggtagtaacatagactagtaacatatgtatgttactagtctaagttactctccactatgaccagccttagtatTGGACCATTGGCCGTCTCCATACCCCTGAACAGAACAGAGAGGGGACAGCACGGACCAGGTCCGGGCCGGAGCGGTCGGGCTCATTCAAATGGGAAGAACTTCTTCATGACGTGTCTGAGGAAAAAAAAACTGAGGCTGCTAGTTGCAATACATTTTTTGAGACAATACATGGTGGGAGTGGCGGCGTTTTCCTTTCATGGGAGCAAACGAAACCTCTCCATCATGCTGTTTATAGGGAGAGAAGTGACGTCCCTTCTCGCAGAAGATGCAACGCAACAGCGAAATTGATTGATGTTGCAAGATAGCTACATCCATCAAGGTTTTAATAACCATGTTTTATGGCTATTGATGGTAAGGTGACCAGTCGACATTGTCGTTACTTCGTGTGCAAGCGTTTAACCATAAATTCTCTTATTCCATCCTCAATAGGACCCGGCTAGAATGTCTCACATACATAATTGCACACAGTACCTTACTCATATGAGTCCCTTGTAAAGACTGAGCCGGCACATTATCTTGATCTTGACGGAGTCACCATAGACCTCTTCGTAATCGACGGAAACATACATAATTGTATTCCTAGTGTAAAAAAATAAATGCATAATTGTATTCTCAGTTCGTGATAATTGCATCTATAGTCCTCGTACTCGCAGGCGACGTCCAACTCAGTCCTGGAACTTGCGTATTGCTTCAATACGGTCCCGGTACATGAAAATACGTGCTCAATACGGTCCCTGAAGTTGAAACACCAGTCCCGGCTCTACACGTCACATACGTATCTCGTATTTCCATAGCGGAGGCCATGTTCGTATGCGGCCCATATGTTAGCGGGccggattttttttgaaaaaaaaccacTCAGGGGCGATTCGAACCCACAAGCTCTAGCCAACCACTGCTCGAGCTGACCACCAGGCCAAGTGCGGGATCTCTTTTAACATTGGGATGCACTACATATTATAAGCACATCAATGTCACTTTAAAAATATACATgaattttaaaatattcatgagttttttagaaaataaaaatgttcatcagttcataaaatgttcatgattaaaaAGTAAAACATTGTGTCTACAAAAAATGTCCGtgaatttttaaaaatattcaaaACAATATTTCAAAAATGTATTGATGAATTCAAAAAAGTTCGTCACAAAAAAATGTTTCTGAATTTCATTGTTTTCATGTATTTCAAGAAATATTTGCCTATGCAAAAAAAAAACTTGTTGACTAGTTCCAAAAAATATGTACACAGTTTCGAAAAATATTCACTAAATTGGAAAAGTTCGTGAATTTAGAAAATGTCCGCAACTTCAAAAATATGGTGAACATTTTGGGAGTGCATCTCCTCAGATAGTGAGTGCAACTttagaaaatttcaaaaaataatGTTTGCAACTTAGAAAATTTACGCAACTTGTACAAAAGACTAAATATATAGGGAGTGCATCTCCTCACATCTCGcgcgcgcacacgcacacgcacagatgcacgcacgcacacacgctcacgcgcacacacacacacacacacgcacgcacacgcacagatgcacgcacgcacacacgctcacgcacacacacacacatgcacacacgcacgcacacacacgcgcgcgcgcacacacacacgcacgcacacacacacgcgcgcgcgcacgcacacacacacacgcgcgcgcgcgcacacacacacccacacacatacttGGTATTCATGAATTGATTTTTTTTATGTTCCTCGATTCAAAAAATGCTCATGATTCACAAGTAAAAGtttgtgtatacaaaaaatgtctTCGAATTTATCAAAATATTCAAGAAAATGCTTCGGGTTTAGAAAAATATATTTCCTAAATTTTGATAAAATGTTCACCGATTCAAAAAAATATTGatgaattcagaaaatgttcatcacAAACAAAATGTTTATGAATTTCAAAACTTATTGAAAAATTAAACAAAAATGTTTGCTTATGCAAAAAAAACCTTGTTGACGAGCTCCAAAAAACATATACGCCATTTCAAAAAGTATTGACGATTTTGTAAAAATT contains:
- the LOC119277986 gene encoding NEP1-interacting protein-like 1, with translation MDRRAPPPPSSLSGASSPRCRFDAAWRALGTRGAAAAAALGRALGALLAFVFAVVGSLVGIFIGAFMGMSTESGMLRGAGVGAVSGAVFSIEAVESCIEIWRSSESGKYSFLFVLDIISSLFSGRIVWEKVSPALQRAVQSQMSLMSTPFIDNNDLFETGCTGGMSRALINKIPAIRFSAATNSAQETDKTCCSVCLQDFGSRQFVRALPQCQHIFHVRCIDDWLPRNSTCPLCRGGVHIDHLCL